A window of Salvia splendens isolate huo1 unplaced genomic scaffold, SspV2 ctg961, whole genome shotgun sequence contains these coding sequences:
- the LOC121791901 gene encoding uncharacterized protein LOC121791901 produces MVMMKMMMASSAKLYSPLLIKSMASKTVTSKKGTAASKPKLLSRVEQLRLLSKAERAGLLSAAEKSGLSLSAIERLGLLSKAEGLGVLSAATDPGTATGLLNLSLLLLALGPAFVFLVPEDYPWEIGLQVAVALLSIVGGSAAVAASNLVSTLQK; encoded by the exons AtggtgatgatgaagatgatgatggcTTCCTCTGCCAAACTATATTCACCTCTTCTCATCAAATCCATGGCTTCCAAAACTGTCACCTCTAAAAAA GGCACGGCGGCATCAAAGCCGAAGCTGCTGTCGCGGGTCGAGCAGCTGCGCCTCCTGAGCAAGGCAGAGAGGGCGGGGCTGCTGTCGGCGGCCGAGAAGTCCGGGCTGTCGCTGTCGGCGATCGAGAGGCTCGGCCTCCTCTCGAAGGCAGAGGGGCTCGGGGTGCTCTCGGCCGCCACGGACCCCGGGACCGCGACGGGACTGCTCAACCTGAGCTTGTTGTTGCTGGCTTTGGGGCCGGCATTCGTGTTCCTTGTGCCGGAGGACTACCCTTGGGAAATCGGCCTTCAGGTGGCGGTTGCTCTTCTCTCTATAGTTGGCGGCTCTGCTGCTGTTGCTGCATCAAATCTTGTATCCACTTTGCAGAAATGA